Proteins co-encoded in one Osmerus mordax isolate fOsmMor3 chromosome 11, fOsmMor3.pri, whole genome shotgun sequence genomic window:
- the LOC136951718 gene encoding retinol-binding protein 2-like → MPADYNGTWEMVSNDKFEDIMKAIDIDFATRKIAVHLSQTKVIVQNGDKFETKTLSTFRNYEVNFVVGEEFEETTKGLDNRVVKTLVTWDGDKLVCVQKGEKENRGWKHWIEGDLLHLEITCQDKVCRQVFKKKQ, encoded by the exons ATGCCTGCAGACTACAATGGAACATGGGAGATGGTATCCAATGACAAATTTGAGGACATAATGAAGGCGATTG ACATTGACTTTGCCACCAGGAAAATTGCAGTTCACCTGAGCCAGACCAAGGTGATTGTCCAGAACGGAGACAAATTCGAGACCAAGACCCTAAGCACCTTCCGGAACTACGAAGTTAACTTTGTAGTAGGGGAGGAGTTTGAGGAGACCACTAAGGGCCTGGACAACAGAGTGGTCAAG acATTGGTGACCTGGGATGGAGACAAGCTGGTGTGTGtccagaagggagagaaggaaaaccGTGGTTGGAAGCACTGGATTGAGGGGGACCTACTGCacctg GAAATCACCTGTCAAGATAAAGTCTGTCGCCAAGTATTCaagaaaaaacaataa
- the LOC136951519 gene encoding coatomer subunit beta'-like isoform X1: protein MPLRLDIKRKLTSRSDRVKSVDLHPTEPWMVASLYNGSVCVWNHETQTLVKTFEVCDLPVRVAKFVARKHWVIAGADDMQIRVFNYNTLERSHMFEAHSDYIRCIAVHPTQPYILTSSDDMLIKLWDWDRKWVCGQVFEGHTHYVMQIVINPKDNNQFASASLDRTIKVWQLGSNTPNFTLEGHEKGVNCIDYYSGGDKPYLISGADDRLVKIWDYQNKTCVQTLEGHAQNVSCVSFHPELPIILTGSEDGTVRVWHSSTYRLENTLNYGMERVWCVCGQRGSNSVALGYDEGSILIKLGREEPAMSMDASGKIMWARHSEVQQANLKALGEAEIRDGERLPLAVKDMGSCEIYPQTIQHNPNGRFVVVCGDGEYIIYTAVALRNKSFGSAQEFVWAHDSSEYAIRESNSMIKIFKNFKEKKGFKPDFGAEGIHGGFLLGVRSTSGLGFYDWENAELVRRIEIQPKHIFWSDSGELVCIATEESFFVLRYLSEKVAVAQETKEGVTEDGIEDAFEVLGEIQEVVKTGIWVGDCFIYTSSVNRLNYYVGGEIVTIAHLDRTMYLLGYIPKDDRLYLGDKELNIVSFSLLVSVLEYQTAVMRRDFSMADRVLPTIPKEQRTRVAHFLEKQGFRQQALGVSTDPEHRFELALQLGELKIAYQLAVEAESEQKWKQLAELATTKCQFGLAQECLHHAQDYGGLLLLATASGNASMVGKLAEGAERDGKTNVAFLTYFLQGKLEKCLDILIKTNRLPEAAFLARTHLPSHVSRVVKLWKDSLSKVNQKAADALADPTEYGNLFPGLQQALLAETYLRETHVCLRPAAEYPRITPSEDRSVLEESSGYVPTGGPSAEKVPEFMEEPPVVAEVVAAAAPEAPVLEEAITMEEEEPVVAAVDESVAMEDVKSITAAVEESIAMAAEETPVTEVEQPIMAEEEAHISVEVVASEPEVTADVEDTIAKQEEVPVTAEGDLLGDIITDTPPTIPDMVQSLEQDVMVTEEAAEDGASTAEVIATDPAPVADAFSATEEDHDKETVTPVYEATLQVMATEEAPVTDLVIPEAIATEKAPEAVVIETVVATEANPVAELLSESIATEEVSVTEEVITEAIATEAIATEATPVTEVAPEPLANEPTPEMVTIDTMAVSEKVVTQVLPEPIVPAYPVEDLITVEEPMSVPAPLLDPFPAMAPVLEPFSSLAPAPNPATAPALDLFSDLAPAPNPATAPALDLFSDLAPAPNPATAPALDLFSDLDPFSSIASVAAPASPPPPGESILAPIQSMLAPSLLVPEPVVQVMAPTEEKPVEEAAPGAAVDLDLDMNDEGLDDLDLDNFDLDDDIDTSDVNLDDDFMDD from the exons ATG cccctgCGTCTGGACATCAAGCGGAAGCTGACCTCTCGGTCAGACCGTGTGAAGAGTGTTGACCTGCACCCAACAGAACCATGGATGGTGGCCAGCCTCTAcaatggcagtgtgtgtgtgtggaaccacGAGACCCAG accctGGTGAAGACCTTCGAGGTGTGTGACCTGCCCGTGAGAGTGGCCAAGTTCGTGGCTCGCAAACACTGGGTCATTGCTGGAGCT GATGACATGCAGATCAGAGTGTTCAACTACAACACGCTGGAGAGAAGCCACATGTTCGAGGCCCACTCGGACTACATCCGTTGTATAGCAGTCCACCCTACACAGCCTTACATCCTCACCAGCAGTG ACGACATGCTGATCAAGCTGTGGGAttgggacaggaagtgggtgtgtggtcaggtgttcGAAGGCCACACCCACTATGTCATGCAGATCGTCATCAACCCCAAAGACAACAACCAGTTTGCCAGCGCCTCTCTGGACAGGACCATTAAG GTGTGGCAGCTGGGGTCCAACACACCTAACTTCACCCTGGAGGGTCATGAGAAGGGGGTGAACTGCATCGACTACTACAGCGGAGGAGACAAGCCCTACCTGATATCTGGGGCGGATGACCGCCTTGTTAAGATCTGGGACTACCAG AACAAGACATGTGTGCAGACTCTGGAAGGCCATGCTCAGAATGTGTCCTGTGTTAGTTTCCACCCTGAACTGCCAATCATCCTCACAGGCTCCGAGGACG gcACCGTGCGAGTCTGGCACTCCAGCACATACCGCCTAGAGAACACGCTTAACTACGGCATggagcgtgtgtggtgtgtgtgtggccagcgcGGCTCCAACAGCGTGGCTCTGGGTTACGACGAAGGAAGCATCCTCATCAAG ttGGGCCGTGAGGAGCCGGCCATGTCCATGGACGCCAGTGGGAAGATCATGTGGGCGCGCCACTCGGAGGTGCAGCAGGCCAACCTGAAGGCCCTGGGAGAGGCTGAGATCCGGGACGGAGAGCGCCTCCCCCTGGCCGTCAAGGACATGGGCAGCTGTGAGATCTACCCCCAGACCATCCAGCACAACCCCAacggcag GTTCGTGGTGGTGTGTGGAGACGGAGAGTACATCATATACACCGCAGTGGCCCTCAGGAACAAGAGCTTCGGCTCAGCCCAGGAGTTTGTCTGGGCCCACGACTCTTCTGA GTATGCCATTAGAGAAAGCAACAGTATGATTAAAATCTTCAAGAACTTTAAGGAAAAGAAAGGGTTTAAACCAGACTTTGGTGCTGAAG GTATCCACGGTGGTTTCCTGTTGGGTGTGAGGTCCACCAGTGGTCTGGGGTTCTATGACTGGGAAAACGCAGAGCTGGTCCGGCGCATTGAGATCCAGCCCAAACAT ATCTTTTGGTCAGACTCGGGCGAGCTGGTGTGCATCGCGACGGAGGAGTCCTTCTTCGTGCTGCGCTACCTGTCTGAGAAGGTGGCCGTCGCCCAGGAGACGAAGGAGGGGGTGACGGAGGACGGGATCGAGGATGCCTTCGAG GTGCTTGGGGAGATCCAGGAGGTGGTGAAGACGGGGATCTGGGTGGGAGACTGCTTCATCTACACCAGCTCCGTCAACAGACTCAACTACTACGTGGGGGGGGAGATCGTCACCATAGCCCACCTGGACAG AACCATGTACCTGCTGGGCTACATCCCCAAGGACGACCGCCTGTACCTGGGAGACAAGGAGCTCAACATCGTCAGCTTCTCCCTGCTGGTGTCGGTGCTGGAGTACCAGACGGCCGTCATGCGGAGAGACTTCAGCATGGCCGACAGGGTGCTGCCTACCATCCCCAAGGAGCAGCGCACCCGGGTCGCCCACTTCCTGGAAAAGCAG GGTTTCAGGCAGCAGGCCCTGGGCGTGTCCACAGACCCCGAGCACAGGTTCGAGCTGGCTCTGCAACTGGGGGAGCTGAAGATAGCCTACCAGCTGGCCGTAGAGGcagag TCCGAGCAGAAGTGGAAGCAGCTAGCTGAGCTCGCCACCACCAAGTGCCAGTTTGGCTTGGCCCAGGAGTGCCTGCACCATGCCCAGGACTATGGAGGTCTTCTCCTGCTGGCCACAGCCTCCGGGAACGCCAGCATGGTGGGCAAACTGGCGGAGGGAGCGGAGCGCGATGGCAAGACCAACGTGGCGTTCCTCACCTACTTCCTGCAGGGGAA GTTGGAGAAATGTCTGGACATTCTCATCAAAACCAACCGTCTGCCCGAGGCTGCGTTCCTGGCTAGGACCCACCTGCCCAGTCACGTGTCCAG AGTGGTGAAGCTGTGGAAGGACAGCCTGTCGAAGGTGAACCAGAAGGCAGCCGACGCGCTGGCAGACCCCACCGAGTACGGGAACCTGTTCCCTGGCCTCCAGCAGGCCCTGCTGGCCGAGACCTACCTGAGGGAGACCCACGTCTGTCTGCGGCCTGCCGCCGAGTACCCCCGGATCACG CCCAGCGAGGATCGGAGTGTCCTTGAGGAATCTTCTGGCTACGTGCCAACAGGAGGGCCGTCTGCAGAG AAGGTGCCTGAGTTCATGGAAGAACCCCCCGTAGTGGCAGAAGTGGTAGCAGCTGCAGCTCCAGAAGCCCCTGTTCTGGAAGAGGCCATTAcgatggaagaggaggaaccTGTCGTGGCTGCAGTGGATGAGTCCGTTGCCATGGAGGACGTGAAGTCCATCACAGCAGCTGTGGAAGAGTCTATTGCCATGGCAGCTGAAGAAACACCTGTCACAGAAGTGGAACAGCCCATCATGGCAGAAGAGGAGGCCCACATTTCTGTTGAAGTGGTTGCGTCCGAGCCAGAAGTGACAGCAGATGTGGAAGATACCATTGCAAAGCAAGAGGAGGTTCCAGTCACTGCAGAGGGAGACTTACTGGGAGATATCATTACAGACACACCCCCAACTATACCAGATATGGTACAAAGCCTAGAACAGGACGTCATGGTAACAGAGGAGGCTGCTGAGGATGGAGCTTCAACGGCTGAAGTCATAGCAACAGATCCAGCACCTGTAGCTGATGCTTTCTCGGCAACAGAGGAAGATCACGATAAAGAGACAGTAACTCCTGTTTATGAGGCAACATTACAGGTCATGGCAACAGAGGAAGCACCGGTGACAGATTTAGTCATACCAGAAGCCATAGCAACCGAAAAAGCACCAGAGGCTGTTGTGATAGAGACGGTGGTAGCAACAGAAGCCAATCCGGTTGCTGAACTTCTATCAGAGTCCATAGCAACAGAAGAAGTGTCTGTAACAGAGGAGGTCATAACAGAAGCCATAGCAACAGAAGCCATAGCAACAGAAGCAACACCTGTTACCGAGGTGGCACCAGAACCCCTAGCAAATGAGCCAACACCTGAGATGGTTACCATAGATACAATGGCAGTGTCCGAAAAAGTTGTTACACAGGTACTTCCAGAACCAATCGTACCAGCTTATCCAGTAGAGGACCTCATTACAGTGGAAGAACCAATGTCAGTCCCGGCACCACTTCTAGACCCTTTCCCAGCTATGGCCCCAGTACTGGAGCCCTTCTCATCCCTAGCCCCTGCCCCAAACCCAGCTACAGCCCCAGCACTTGACTTATTCTCAGACCTAGCCCCTGCCCCAAACCCAGCTACAGCCCCAGCACTTGACTTATTCTCAGACCTAGCCCCTGCCCCAAACCCAGCTACAGCCCCAGCACTTGACTTATTCTCAGACCTAGACCCGTTCTCATCTATAGCTTCAgtggcagccccagcctcaccaccacccccagggGAGTCCATCCTCGCCCCCATCCAGTCCATGCTTGCCCCCTCTCTGCTTGTCCCGGAGCCCGTGGTCCAAGTAATGGCCCCCACAGAGGAGAAGCCTGTGGAGGAGGCAGCCCCTGGGGCAGCAGTAGACCTGGACCTGGACATGAATGACGAG GGTCTGGACGATCTAGACCTGGACAACTTTGACCTGGATGATGACATTGACACCTCAGACGTCAACCTGGACGATGACTTCATGGATGACTGA
- the LOC136951519 gene encoding coatomer subunit beta'-like isoform X2: protein MTALLRSGTTRTRHVCRLWKAMLRMCPVLVSTLNCQSSSQAPRTLGREEPAMSMDASGKIMWARHSEVQQANLKALGEAEIRDGERLPLAVKDMGSCEIYPQTIQHNPNGRFVVVCGDGEYIIYTAVALRNKSFGSAQEFVWAHDSSEYAIRESNSMIKIFKNFKEKKGFKPDFGAEGIHGGFLLGVRSTSGLGFYDWENAELVRRIEIQPKHIFWSDSGELVCIATEESFFVLRYLSEKVAVAQETKEGVTEDGIEDAFEVLGEIQEVVKTGIWVGDCFIYTSSVNRLNYYVGGEIVTIAHLDRTMYLLGYIPKDDRLYLGDKELNIVSFSLLVSVLEYQTAVMRRDFSMADRVLPTIPKEQRTRVAHFLEKQGFRQQALGVSTDPEHRFELALQLGELKIAYQLAVEAESEQKWKQLAELATTKCQFGLAQECLHHAQDYGGLLLLATASGNASMVGKLAEGAERDGKTNVAFLTYFLQGKLEKCLDILIKTNRLPEAAFLARTHLPSHVSRVVKLWKDSLSKVNQKAADALADPTEYGNLFPGLQQALLAETYLRETHVCLRPAAEYPRITPSEDRSVLEESSGYVPTGGPSAEKVPEFMEEPPVVAEVVAAAAPEAPVLEEAITMEEEEPVVAAVDESVAMEDVKSITAAVEESIAMAAEETPVTEVEQPIMAEEEAHISVEVVASEPEVTADVEDTIAKQEEVPVTAEGDLLGDIITDTPPTIPDMVQSLEQDVMVTEEAAEDGASTAEVIATDPAPVADAFSATEEDHDKETVTPVYEATLQVMATEEAPVTDLVIPEAIATEKAPEAVVIETVVATEANPVAELLSESIATEEVSVTEEVITEAIATEAIATEATPVTEVAPEPLANEPTPEMVTIDTMAVSEKVVTQVLPEPIVPAYPVEDLITVEEPMSVPAPLLDPFPAMAPVLEPFSSLAPAPNPATAPALDLFSDLAPAPNPATAPALDLFSDLAPAPNPATAPALDLFSDLDPFSSIASVAAPASPPPPGESILAPIQSMLAPSLLVPEPVVQVMAPTEEKPVEEAAPGAAVDLDLDMNDEGLDDLDLDNFDLDDDIDTSDVNLDDDFMDD from the exons ATGACCGCCTTGTTAAGATCTGGGACTACCAG AACAAGACATGTGTGCAGACTCTGGAAGGCCATGCTCAGAATGTGTCCTGTGTTAGTTTCCACCCTGAACTGCCAATCATCCTCACAGGCTCCGAGGACG ttGGGCCGTGAGGAGCCGGCCATGTCCATGGACGCCAGTGGGAAGATCATGTGGGCGCGCCACTCGGAGGTGCAGCAGGCCAACCTGAAGGCCCTGGGAGAGGCTGAGATCCGGGACGGAGAGCGCCTCCCCCTGGCCGTCAAGGACATGGGCAGCTGTGAGATCTACCCCCAGACCATCCAGCACAACCCCAacggcag GTTCGTGGTGGTGTGTGGAGACGGAGAGTACATCATATACACCGCAGTGGCCCTCAGGAACAAGAGCTTCGGCTCAGCCCAGGAGTTTGTCTGGGCCCACGACTCTTCTGA GTATGCCATTAGAGAAAGCAACAGTATGATTAAAATCTTCAAGAACTTTAAGGAAAAGAAAGGGTTTAAACCAGACTTTGGTGCTGAAG GTATCCACGGTGGTTTCCTGTTGGGTGTGAGGTCCACCAGTGGTCTGGGGTTCTATGACTGGGAAAACGCAGAGCTGGTCCGGCGCATTGAGATCCAGCCCAAACAT ATCTTTTGGTCAGACTCGGGCGAGCTGGTGTGCATCGCGACGGAGGAGTCCTTCTTCGTGCTGCGCTACCTGTCTGAGAAGGTGGCCGTCGCCCAGGAGACGAAGGAGGGGGTGACGGAGGACGGGATCGAGGATGCCTTCGAG GTGCTTGGGGAGATCCAGGAGGTGGTGAAGACGGGGATCTGGGTGGGAGACTGCTTCATCTACACCAGCTCCGTCAACAGACTCAACTACTACGTGGGGGGGGAGATCGTCACCATAGCCCACCTGGACAG AACCATGTACCTGCTGGGCTACATCCCCAAGGACGACCGCCTGTACCTGGGAGACAAGGAGCTCAACATCGTCAGCTTCTCCCTGCTGGTGTCGGTGCTGGAGTACCAGACGGCCGTCATGCGGAGAGACTTCAGCATGGCCGACAGGGTGCTGCCTACCATCCCCAAGGAGCAGCGCACCCGGGTCGCCCACTTCCTGGAAAAGCAG GGTTTCAGGCAGCAGGCCCTGGGCGTGTCCACAGACCCCGAGCACAGGTTCGAGCTGGCTCTGCAACTGGGGGAGCTGAAGATAGCCTACCAGCTGGCCGTAGAGGcagag TCCGAGCAGAAGTGGAAGCAGCTAGCTGAGCTCGCCACCACCAAGTGCCAGTTTGGCTTGGCCCAGGAGTGCCTGCACCATGCCCAGGACTATGGAGGTCTTCTCCTGCTGGCCACAGCCTCCGGGAACGCCAGCATGGTGGGCAAACTGGCGGAGGGAGCGGAGCGCGATGGCAAGACCAACGTGGCGTTCCTCACCTACTTCCTGCAGGGGAA GTTGGAGAAATGTCTGGACATTCTCATCAAAACCAACCGTCTGCCCGAGGCTGCGTTCCTGGCTAGGACCCACCTGCCCAGTCACGTGTCCAG AGTGGTGAAGCTGTGGAAGGACAGCCTGTCGAAGGTGAACCAGAAGGCAGCCGACGCGCTGGCAGACCCCACCGAGTACGGGAACCTGTTCCCTGGCCTCCAGCAGGCCCTGCTGGCCGAGACCTACCTGAGGGAGACCCACGTCTGTCTGCGGCCTGCCGCCGAGTACCCCCGGATCACG CCCAGCGAGGATCGGAGTGTCCTTGAGGAATCTTCTGGCTACGTGCCAACAGGAGGGCCGTCTGCAGAG AAGGTGCCTGAGTTCATGGAAGAACCCCCCGTAGTGGCAGAAGTGGTAGCAGCTGCAGCTCCAGAAGCCCCTGTTCTGGAAGAGGCCATTAcgatggaagaggaggaaccTGTCGTGGCTGCAGTGGATGAGTCCGTTGCCATGGAGGACGTGAAGTCCATCACAGCAGCTGTGGAAGAGTCTATTGCCATGGCAGCTGAAGAAACACCTGTCACAGAAGTGGAACAGCCCATCATGGCAGAAGAGGAGGCCCACATTTCTGTTGAAGTGGTTGCGTCCGAGCCAGAAGTGACAGCAGATGTGGAAGATACCATTGCAAAGCAAGAGGAGGTTCCAGTCACTGCAGAGGGAGACTTACTGGGAGATATCATTACAGACACACCCCCAACTATACCAGATATGGTACAAAGCCTAGAACAGGACGTCATGGTAACAGAGGAGGCTGCTGAGGATGGAGCTTCAACGGCTGAAGTCATAGCAACAGATCCAGCACCTGTAGCTGATGCTTTCTCGGCAACAGAGGAAGATCACGATAAAGAGACAGTAACTCCTGTTTATGAGGCAACATTACAGGTCATGGCAACAGAGGAAGCACCGGTGACAGATTTAGTCATACCAGAAGCCATAGCAACCGAAAAAGCACCAGAGGCTGTTGTGATAGAGACGGTGGTAGCAACAGAAGCCAATCCGGTTGCTGAACTTCTATCAGAGTCCATAGCAACAGAAGAAGTGTCTGTAACAGAGGAGGTCATAACAGAAGCCATAGCAACAGAAGCCATAGCAACAGAAGCAACACCTGTTACCGAGGTGGCACCAGAACCCCTAGCAAATGAGCCAACACCTGAGATGGTTACCATAGATACAATGGCAGTGTCCGAAAAAGTTGTTACACAGGTACTTCCAGAACCAATCGTACCAGCTTATCCAGTAGAGGACCTCATTACAGTGGAAGAACCAATGTCAGTCCCGGCACCACTTCTAGACCCTTTCCCAGCTATGGCCCCAGTACTGGAGCCCTTCTCATCCCTAGCCCCTGCCCCAAACCCAGCTACAGCCCCAGCACTTGACTTATTCTCAGACCTAGCCCCTGCCCCAAACCCAGCTACAGCCCCAGCACTTGACTTATTCTCAGACCTAGCCCCTGCCCCAAACCCAGCTACAGCCCCAGCACTTGACTTATTCTCAGACCTAGACCCGTTCTCATCTATAGCTTCAgtggcagccccagcctcaccaccacccccagggGAGTCCATCCTCGCCCCCATCCAGTCCATGCTTGCCCCCTCTCTGCTTGTCCCGGAGCCCGTGGTCCAAGTAATGGCCCCCACAGAGGAGAAGCCTGTGGAGGAGGCAGCCCCTGGGGCAGCAGTAGACCTGGACCTGGACATGAATGACGAG GGTCTGGACGATCTAGACCTGGACAACTTTGACCTGGATGATGACATTGACACCTCAGACGTCAACCTGGACGATGACTTCATGGATGACTGA
- the mrps22 gene encoding 28S ribosomal protein S22, mitochondrial — MAAIGAARCLLRSCSRIKNVDSHSKVFGRRSRRMLCSASSDINNPDVHVNPQFMDEEVQNILTRITGLDLQKVFRPQKQELKPPTYKLMTDAQLEEATVKAREEAERLLKMPPVLPERKPIDDVLSEDTILEGMDTAKYVFTDITFNIPHRERFVVIREPSGTLRKASWEERDRVLQVYFPKAGRKLTAPPVFKEENLKIVFSQDRHEDVLDMCVAQFEPDSSGYIRVHAATYEDLEKQGKYELLRSTRHFGGLAWYLVTHKRVDGLIIDMLQRDLVQDAVSVVCLLHMAHPHCQSAQEASRQGAAGLDLLKVYTQLESQRAGYIELALQAHQQTLAESSA, encoded by the exons ATGGCGGCGATCGGTGCAGCACGGTGTTTGCTAAGAAGCTGTTCTCGGATAAAAAATGTCGATTCTCACTCTAAAGTGTTTGGCAGACGTAGCAGACGGATGCTGTGTAGTGCATCATCCGACATCA ACAACCCAGACGTACATGTCAACCCGCAGTTTATGGACGAGGAAGTGCAGAATATCCTGACGAGGATCACTGGCTTGGACCTCCAGAAGGTGTTCAGACCCCAGAAACAGGAGCTCAAGCCACCCACCTACAAACTCATGACAGATGCCCAGCTAGAGGAG gCCACTGTGAaggccagggaggaggctgagagactgCTGAAGATGCCCCCAGTGCTGCCCGAGAGGAAGCCCATCGACGACGTCCTCTCCGAGGACACGATCCTGGAGGGCATGGACACGGCCAAATATGTCTTCACTGATATCACCTTCAACATCCcacacagg GAGCGCTTCGTTGTGATCCGGGAGCCCAGCGGGACGCTGAGGAAGGCatcctgggaggagagggacagggtcCTCCAAGTGTACTTTCCCAAAGCAGGACGCAAACTCACAGCGCCCCCCGTCTTTAAGGAGGAGAACCTCAAG attgtGTTTTCCCAGGACCGTCACGAGGATGTGTTGGACATGTGTGTCGCACAGTTTGAACCAGACTCGTCAGGCTACATCCGG GTCCATGCGGCGACCTATGAGGACCTGGAGAAGCAGGGGAAGTACGAGCTACTGCGTTCCACCAGGCACTTCGGAGGCCTGGCCTGGTACCTGGTCACCCACAAGAGGGTGGATGGCCTCATCATAGACATGCTCCAAAgagatct GGTCCAGGATgcggtgagtgtggtgtgtctgctcCACATGGCCCACCCCCACTGTCAGTCAGCCCAGGAAGCCAGCAGACAGGGGGCGGCAGGGCTGGACCTGCTCAAG gtgtACACCCAGCTGGAGTCTCAGAGGGCAGGCTACATAGAGCTGGCTCTGCAGGCCCACCAGCAGACCCTGGCAGAGAGCTCCGCTTGA